The genomic DNA TCTGTGGTGGTGGCTCTCATTCTTACGCCGGTGCTCTGTGCCTCGATCCTCAAGCCTGTACCAAAGGGACACGAGGCTGCTGAAAGCGCCCCCTGGCCCCTCCGACCTTTCCTGCTATGGTTCGACCGCTTCTTTTTCCGGTTGCGGGACATGGTTGTGCGAGTTGTCGGGCACTCGGTCTCCCGGCTGCTCCGGTACATTCTCCTTTATATCCTGATAGTGGGCGGGCTCGCATTCATTTTCTTGAGAATGCCAACGAGTTATCTTCCTGATGAGGACCAGGGGGTCCTGATGGTTCAGGCGACTCTCCCGTCCGGCTCTACCCTGGAACAGACCCAAGGTATTTTGAACCAGGTAGGCGATTATTTTCTCACCAATGAGAAAAAAGCAGTTGAGTCTTTTGGGTGCGCAGCGGGGGTATCCCTGGCCGGCATGGGCCAGAACGTGGGCATAGGATTTGTAAAACTGAAGGACTGGAAGTTCCGCAAGAGCCGGGAGCAGAGGGTCTGGGCCATACAGGAAAGGGCCATGAGGGCATTTTCCCGGATCAAGAGCGCCATGGTGTTTGCGTTTCCGCCGCCAGCTATCGCGGAGCTGGGAAACGCCACGGGATTTGACTTTGAACTCCTGGACTTTTCTGGCCAGGGGCATCAGACACTGATGGCCGCGCGGAACCAGCTTTTGGGCATGGCCATGCAGGACCCGCGACTTATGAGGGTTCGGCCGAACGGTATGGATGACGTGCCCCAATACGAGATTGATATCGACTGGGAGAAGGCGGGTGCAATGGGGGTTCCCATCACTTCGATTCACAACGTGATTTCTGCGAGCTTCGGGAGCGCATATGTCAACGACTTTGTTAAGTCCGGGCGCGTGAAAAGGGTCTACGTACAACTGGATGCCCCATACCGCATGTTGCCGCATGACCTGAAGAAACTCTATGTCCGCAACACAAAAGGGGAGATGGTCCCGTTTTCCTCTTTTGCCTCCGGACGGTGGACCTATGGCGGCGCCAAGCTCGAGCGCTACAACGGCTTTCCCTCGATCAACATCTGGGGTGAACCCGCACCGGGCCGCACGAGTGGCGAAGCCATGGCCGCCATGGAAGAACTGACTTCCAGATTACCCAAGGGGTTTGCCTTTGACTGGACCGGGCTCTCCTACCAGCAGAAAATGGCCACCTCCCAGGCCCCCCTGCTTTATGCCTTTGCGGTCTTCCTCACCTTCCTCTATCTGGCCGCCCTTTACGAGAGCTGGTCGGTACCACTCTCGATCCTGCTTATATTGCCGCTGGGAGCCGTCGGCGCGCTTCTGGCTTCATACTTGAGAGGATTGCCCAATGATGTTTACATGCAGATCGGCATGCTTAACACACTGGGCCTCACTACGAAGAACGCGATTCTGATCGTACAGTTTGCCAAGGATGCGCTCAAGCGTGGCATGAGTTTGAAGGACGCCGCGCTCGAGGGCGCCAGGCTTAGGTTTCGGCCTATTGTAATGACGTCGTTGACCACCGGCCTTGCTGTCCTTCCGCTTGCGGTTTCAACAGGCCCTGGATCAGGCGCAATGAACGCAATCGGCACATCTCTGATTGGAGGCATGGTCACCGGCGTCCTTCTCGTAGTTCTCTTCGCGCCACTATTTTACGTGCTGATTCAAAAAACCCTTGGTAAACGCAACCAGCCCCAAGCGGTTCGGGCCGCTGAGACAGAACCATCCGGGGGTCAGTCATAATGGACAGGGATCTTCTTCTTGTAATTATCGGATTTGCCATATTTGTGGGCGGCTGCACCATGGCTCCGAAATACTCCAGACCTGAAGCTCCGGTTTCTGCCCACTGGCCTGCTGGTGCGGCATACAAAGAAACTAAAGCTCCGATTGGGATACCGACAGGTCCGGAGCTGAGGTGGTGGGAATTCTTCGCCGACGAACGCCTTCAAGAAATTATTGAGACCGCCTTGAACAACAACCGGGATCTGCGGCTTGCCGCCTTGAACGTGGAAAGGGCACGGGCCCTCTACGGTGTTCAACGGGCCGAGCTGTTTCCCTCGGTCAATGCGGTTGGTGCAGGAATCAAGCAACGGAGTTCCTCAGATCTTACGCGCCCCGGAGAGCCGAGGACAACCAAGCAATTCAGTGTCAATCTGGGCCTTGCTTCTTGGGAGATCGACTTTTTCGGCCGTATCCGCAGCCTCACGCAGCGGGCCTTGGAACACTATCTGGCCACGGATGAAGCCCGGCGCAGCGTGCAGATCGCCCTGGTGTCCGAGATTGGCAGGGCGTATTTCGCCCTTGCCGCCGATCGGGAGAAGCTCAAGCTGGCCCGCTCCACCCTCGATACCCAGCAGGGAGTTTATGATTTGATGCAGCAGCAATATGAAGTTGGGGTTGCAAACCAGTTGGACCTGCGCCGAGTACAAACTCAGGTAGATGCGGCCAGGAGGGATGTTGCACGGTATACCCAACTGGTGGCACAGGACCAAAATGCGTTGAACCTTCTGGCAGGCTCTCCGGTGCCGGAAAATCTCTTGCCGCGGGACCTGACGGGTGTTAGCCCTCCAAAAGATATTTCCGCAGGCCTGTCATCCGGCGTGCTTCTGAACCGGCCTGATATTATAGCCGCAGAACGTCAGCTCAAGGCGGCATATGCTTATATAGGAGCTGCACGGGCCGCATTCTTCCCCCGAATCTCTCTGACAACCTCTCTAGGAACCGCTAGCAACGAGCTCTCCGGTCTCTTCAGTTCCAGCTCTAACACCTGGAACTTTGCCTCACAAGTAATTATGCCGATTTTTGACGCCCGCACCTGGGCTGCGTACAGGGTCAGCAAGGTTCAGCGGAAAATCGCACTGGCCCAATACGAAAAGACCATTCAGACGGCCTTCAGGGAAGTGGCCGATGCCCTTGCCGTGCAAGGTACCGTAGACGAGCAACTCTCGGCACAACAATCTTTGGTCAATGCTTTGGAAGATACATACCGCCTTGCCATACAACGTTACACAAGTGGGATTGACAGCTACCTGAGCGTCCTTGATGCGCAGCGGTCTCTCTACTTCGCCCAGAAGACGCTGCTAACGCTACGGCTGACAAAGCTCGCCAACCAGGTGAGGCTTTATGCGGTATTGGGCGGGGGCGGCGACAATCCCAGGGCACACAAAGGCGGATCATAGAAGAATCTTTGAAGCGCCATATACAACCCCGGGCGGCTTGCCCTGTCAATCCCGTTACCATTAGATGATGCCGTGGGGCCCGGTTTCAATTGTGCTGTCACGGTTAATGAAAAACCGACCGAGCTTGATCAAACATACGGTTTTCTTGAGCACTGCTTCGAAGACAAGTACCAGGAAACGCCAAAGTGGAGGGATAGCCTTGCTTTGCCCAGGCCCCTCTTGACTGCAACCGTTTCCGAATCGGCCCTCACACGGCTCAAAGCCGGCTTCCTCGTCATCACGGAGCACGACCTATCGGGCGCCTTGCAGGTGATCGCCATTGTCCTCGGATTGGCCCCTTTTCTCAAGGCTCCCTTGGTCATGGGCTTCATCGCCCTTCCAGGGAGCAGGATGCTGCTCTGGATACGAGTCGATGTGGTCTGAACCCTGTGGGGGGGCGACCATAGGCCTTGGATACCTGGTAGTCGCCATGAAGTTCGGTTTGGCGCTAGGTGTCATCTCTTATTTCCAGATCACATCGATGACAATTATGCCTAGCATACGCTTATTTCTCTTGGAGTGAGCCGGGGGAACAGACTCCTCGAGGATAGAAGTTATCAGGCAAAGCGTGTCAAAGAGGATGTTCCGGATCATGTATCAATTGGGAAAATATGGACTTCTTCTGACAGTCGTGTCTCTTGTTCTTGGAGGTAGACCGGTTTATGGACAAGAGCTGCCATCACCTGACCCGGGGAAATTTGATGGTGTGGAGCGGGCGACCTTTCGCTTTGAATTCGATAACGACGTCTTCTTTGGGAAAGATAATAAGATTTCCAGTGCCTGGTCGTTGCAGAAGCATTCAGCGGCCGCTGGGGGATGGGACACGTTGGAGGATGTTCCCGGGTTCATCAGGCGCTGGGGCAGGATCATTCCAACCCTAACTGAGAAAGAGCTGGTCTGCCGGGCCGGCATTGCCATCGGCCAGGTTATCCAGACGCCTGATGACCTTTCGCGCAGGGATCTCATCGAAGACGATGTGCCTTATGCGGGGGCGCTTACCTTACAGGCAACCTGGTATGCCTTCAACAACGACGAGTTTCGTGGCTTCGAGATCACCGCAGGTGTGGCAGGCCCGCCCTCGCTGGCCGAACAGACCCAGAGAACGGTTCACCGTCTTATCAATAGCGAAGATCCCAAGGGATGGGACAATCAGCTTTCCACCGAGCCGGTAATTAACTTCAACTATATGCGCAAGAAAAAGATCTCGGACTGGAGCATTCCCGTGGGGCTCTGTTTCGATGCCGCGATAAACGGTAATGTCGGATTGGGCAATCTATTCACCCAGGCCAGCGCAGCATTGGAGATACGCTTTGGCCGCAACATGCCGAGAGGCTTCGTCTATGTGCCGGATCCCATCGGCCT from Deltaproteobacteria bacterium includes the following:
- a CDS encoding lipid A deacylase LpxR family protein, with translation MYQLGKYGLLLTVVSLVLGGRPVYGQELPSPDPGKFDGVERATFRFEFDNDVFFGKDNKISSAWSLQKHSAAAGGWDTLEDVPGFIRRWGRIIPTLTEKELVCRAGIAIGQVIQTPDDLSRRDLIEDDVPYAGALTLQATWYAFNNDEFRGFEITAGVAGPPSLAEQTQRTVHRLINSEDPKGWDNQLSTEPVINFNYMRKKKISDWSIPVGLCFDAAINGNVGLGNLFTQASAALEIRFGRNMPRGFVYVPDPIGLSMHYMASLKPGDPQAVSFYATLVLRGSAFAHNIFLDGNTFRKSHSVKREPLVGMMIAGLHYERKNWGIHFNAIVSSHDVDTTKAPAAEGRERLGTIVVEWRF
- a CDS encoding efflux RND transporter permease subunit, yielding MSRFFLDRPVFAWVVAIAIMSAGALAIRFLPVSRYPDLAPPTIMVMAYYPGASAETVENSVTQVIENQMAGLEGMIYLSSTSDLSGTCRIELTFKPGTDPDLAWSKVQNKLQLAMASLPRVVREHGVEVMKATRNYMMAIATISEDGSMDRVDLMDYAKSNLEKILSRVPGVGEVQVFGAEYAMRVWLDPDKLTNYHLTVEDVIMALRAYNVEVSAGQFGGAPAVKGQRLNTSIIVQHYLKTPEEFRSIPLRTNPDGSIVRVKDVGRVELGGERYDIEGWYNGKPAAMLVVRKEPGANSLKTAQRVKDKLAEMSPYFPPGLRVVYPYETAPFTKAAINEVYKALVEAVILVFFVMLLFLGSFRATVITTIAMPVVVLGTFASLGLFGFSINMLTMFAMVLAIGFLVDDAIVVVENVERIMAEEGLSPREATEKSMDQITSALIGIGLVLTALFGPIAFFPGSTGIIYRQFSLTICATTVLSVVVALILTPVLCASILKPVPKGHEAAESAPWPLRPFLLWFDRFFFRLRDMVVRVVGHSVSRLLRYILLYILIVGGLAFIFLRMPTSYLPDEDQGVLMVQATLPSGSTLEQTQGILNQVGDYFLTNEKKAVESFGCAAGVSLAGMGQNVGIGFVKLKDWKFRKSREQRVWAIQERAMRAFSRIKSAMVFAFPPPAIAELGNATGFDFELLDFSGQGHQTLMAARNQLLGMAMQDPRLMRVRPNGMDDVPQYEIDIDWEKAGAMGVPITSIHNVISASFGSAYVNDFVKSGRVKRVYVQLDAPYRMLPHDLKKLYVRNTKGEMVPFSSFASGRWTYGGAKLERYNGFPSINIWGEPAPGRTSGEAMAAMEELTSRLPKGFAFDWTGLSYQQKMATSQAPLLYAFAVFLTFLYLAALYESWSVPLSILLILPLGAVGALLASYLRGLPNDVYMQIGMLNTLGLTTKNAILIVQFAKDALKRGMSLKDAALEGARLRFRPIVMTSLTTGLAVLPLAVSTGPGSGAMNAIGTSLIGGMVTGVLLVVLFAPLFYVLIQKTLGKRNQPQAVRAAETEPSGGQS
- a CDS encoding efflux transporter outer membrane subunit, yielding MDRDLLLVIIGFAIFVGGCTMAPKYSRPEAPVSAHWPAGAAYKETKAPIGIPTGPELRWWEFFADERLQEIIETALNNNRDLRLAALNVERARALYGVQRAELFPSVNAVGAGIKQRSSSDLTRPGEPRTTKQFSVNLGLASWEIDFFGRIRSLTQRALEHYLATDEARRSVQIALVSEIGRAYFALAADREKLKLARSTLDTQQGVYDLMQQQYEVGVANQLDLRRVQTQVDAARRDVARYTQLVAQDQNALNLLAGSPVPENLLPRDLTGVSPPKDISAGLSSGVLLNRPDIIAAERQLKAAYAYIGAARAAFFPRISLTTSLGTASNELSGLFSSSSNTWNFASQVIMPIFDARTWAAYRVSKVQRKIALAQYEKTIQTAFREVADALAVQGTVDEQLSAQQSLVNALEDTYRLAIQRYTSGIDSYLSVLDAQRSLYFAQKTLLTLRLTKLANQVRLYAVLGGGGDNPRAHKGGS
- a CDS encoding LysE family transporter, producing MPRPLLTATVSESALTRLKAGFLVITEHDLSGALQVIAIVLGLAPFLKAPLVMGFIALPGSRMLLWIRVDVV